A window of Carassius gibelio isolate Cgi1373 ecotype wild population from Czech Republic chromosome A3, carGib1.2-hapl.c, whole genome shotgun sequence genomic DNA:
actgcaccattgctgacgttatcgttaaccactttcacacacgcacacaatataaaatacacgatgataaatataaaaatcaatacacaatacctatataaaacactatttatttacacaatactgaaagaactgctaatACTGCAcatttacaatacaaaataaaattacctGGAGGAAAAAGTTCACGCGGCCGTCGTCAGGTTTcgaagtcgctcaaaaggctcgttcgtgattgtggcttcagtcgacttcagtgaggcgcggtggtttatgggatgagtagttcctgcgctcgaaacgAAAATATGTACACAATATGATcagattttgtcttaattttttcacttgaaataatatgttatatgcttatgagttgagccgtagctggttatcatCACACATGCTCTATCTTTAGATACAGATTTTTCCAAAattcaatgggagaaatgaatgggaaatttactttcggcaccaaagctctctcgggctgtgggcgggactgtgatgctctatacgTCATCAAGACACCGTTTTAGCCCCACCCAAAACATCCTGAGCACAAAATTGGTCAAAAACTGTTCCACGATTCAGTACTACATAGTTTAGAGTCTTTGTAATGTGTTTCAGCAATACATTTCTAACATTTAGAATGTGTTTAGACAATCCTCAGAACTCTCTATACAGTGACTTTAAGGTTCTTCAGGACTTCTTCGGGTTCCTTGGGAAACTCAAGATCATCTCTCGACATTTATGAGTCTGTTGTGTTCTGTTCTGAAGTTTGTTTTATGTGTGTTTCAGGTATTTCTGGCAAGTCTCAGGTGCTGTTCGCACTGGTCTTCACCACCAGATATCTGGACTTGTTCACATCCTTCATCTCTGTCTACAACACCATCATGAAGGTAAAGACCATGAAAGCCCATTGAGactacataagaaaaaaaatattctgcttTGGTACATAATTATTGacataagtcataattatgaaataataaaaaatagaaataattaaaaccaaatatatatatatatatatttatttcatatgtattaaataaaaagtctaaattatcaCATACTAAGCCATAATTATGACAAGAACAATGTCAACACTGAGATAAAATGTCACAATTatgataaaaattctaaattataagacactaaataaaaattattttgtgccaTAATTAAGAGATTAAAACATTGTAACtgaaaataaagtaattatgacaaaccataaaaaaactatgaaataatctgtatttatttgtttaaacatgCATTGACATTAAATGTGCATGACAAACCAACAGCTAGTTCGCTGAAGCTGCCAAACAACAAACACTCAAACAATGTTCCTGCTGCTCAACTGATAGAACAGGGTGCTTGCAACActaggttgtgggtttgaatcccagggaaaGTGACTGGTTAATGAAAGCAGTGTGACAGATGTGTGATTgtgatctgtctgtctctcaggtGGTGTATCTGGTCCTGGCGTACGCCACCGTCAGCTTCATCTACTTCCGCTTCAGGAACTCGTACGACTCTGAGGGCGACTCGTTCCGCGTGGAGTTCCTGCTGGTGCCGGTGGCCGGTCTGTCGTTCCTGGAGAACTACGCCTTCACGCCGCTGGAGGTCAGAGCTCAACACGGAGCACTTTAGATGTTAAGAGACATTGTGGTGACAGatctttgtgtttgtgtagatACTGTGGACGTTCTCCATCTATCTGGAGTCGGTGGCCATCTTGCCGCAGCTCTTCATGATCACGAAGACAGGCGAGGCCGAGTCCATCACCACACACTACCTGTTCTTCCTGGGCCTGTACCGCACGCTGTACCTCGCTAACTGGGTGTGGCGCTATCACGTGGAGGGATTCTTCGACCAGATCGCCGTGGTGTCTGGCGTCGTGCAGACCATCTTCTACTGCGATTTCTTCTATCTGTACTTCACCAGAGGTCAGCAAACATCTCAACTTTGATCTTATCTCAGTTTTCATGAAATAATCAGGAGATGAATTAGAAGATTTACTGACCAATATAtgttttatctgtctgtctgtctgtcaatgcATCCGTCTGTCTGTGCGTCCATCTATGTCTATTGTTTGCCTGTTTATCCGTCTATCCATATGTCCATCCTTTTATCTGTCTACTTGTCCAACTGTTTGTCTGTCCATtggtctatccatctgtctgttcatccatccattggtttatctgtctatccatccatccgtctttCTGTTTATCCGTCTGTCCATCCATTTATCTGTTCATCTGTCTACTTGTCCAACTGTTTGTCTGTCCATtggtctatccatctgtctgttcatccatccattggtcaatctgtctgtccatccatccaccattccatccatccatacactcatccatctatctgtctgtctatccatccttTTATCTGTACATCTGTCTACTTGTCCAACTGTTTGTCTGTCCATtggtctatccatctgtctgttctCCCATCCATTGGtttatctgtctatccatccatccgtctttctgtctatctgtctgtccatccattcatctgttCATCTGTCTACTTGTCCAACTGTTTGTCTGTCCATtggtctatcatctgtctgtttgTCCATCCATTGGtttatctgtctatccatccatccgtctttctgtctatccgtctgtccatccattcatctgttCATCTGTCTACTTGTCCAACTGTTTGTCTGTCCATtggtctatccatctgtctgttcatccatccattggtcaatctgtctgtccatccatccaccattccatccatccatgcactcatccatctatatgtctgtctatccatccttTTATCTGTTAACCTGTCTACTTTTCCAACTGTTTGTCTGTCCATTGGTCTATCCATCTGTCCATTTGTCTGCAGTGCTGAGAGGAAGTGGAAAGATGAGTTTGCCGATGCCAGTGTGAGTCGGTGGATCAGACCCCGCCCTCCGTTAGGCCACACCCAGTTGTGACATCATCAGCGGCCGCCCCtgtagttcttgtgtttgagCTGCATGTGCGGCTGGCGTAAATGTGCCTTACAGTGATCAGATCTGCTGGACATATCTCGTCTTTGATGccttaatgtatttttgttcataaaGACAATGTTTTGAGGACGCCtgtgtttgtttatatgtataaatgtgtgtgtgtaagtttgAGAAACGCTCCACATTCTGTATTTCATAGTTCGCTTTTCACATTTATACtcagtcttttttttattcttctgtatagtacatgattttttttgtagGGTGACTACAGACCAACCGTTGTATGACATCAAATTACTGTGAGAGATGCAGAGAGCAGAAGCTCCctatgcttttgaatcgctctcatgGTAATTTGATGTTACACACTGATTGGCCTGCGCAGCACCGCTTCAAGTTTAACACACTAAATATGTTTTGTAATGCATCAATTATGTACAatgcctgcatgttattggtcaaactccATTTCAATCATTACCTTCAGCAAGTATGAAAACAGGAagacctggatattttaggcaacatATAAACCCTGGCCAGGAAAAATGGCACATATGATCACCTGAGTTTACGACCAATGAACTGTTTTTCATTCTGTAAAGGGAGGTTTGTTTGggatctttaaatgtttttgtgccaATGAAGAACCGTGAAGAACATGTTAAACCACATTTCAGTCTGAGAACGACATTTACCAGATGTCTGGCAATagcagaatgatttttttaatgaagatGGGCAGTTTATCTGTCCTGGTTTTTATAAAGCATGCCAATAAAGAGTTTCTGTCTCTGCAGAGCAAGTGCTCGTGTTCATGAGAACGAATGAGCACAGAAACACACTCCAGTCCATCTGCTTGTCACGGCTCTTTATTTCCTCATTCTCTATTAATTCATCAAGTGAATCCGACATTCATGATAATTAAACCGATGTTATCATTCAAGCAGccataaaaatctataaatatggCGTATGGCGGTGTCAGCCTGCCGCAGGATTTCAGCGGTGTAATGTGCTCCTGCATTACGCTTCATCAGCAGATCGACCTTCTTCAGCAGCTCGGTGACCTGTGACCTCTCCTCAAGACATTTAGTCAAGACACATTTCTGTAATGATCCTCACAATACACaccatttcaaagcagcttcttATTAATGTTATCAGATTACATCTGTGtgacaaaatagtaaaaaaaattgcGTTGATACTATCAATCAATCATGGAGTTGAGATTCTTATCTcgcacaattctgagtttgtcacatttttagt
This region includes:
- the LOC127942684 gene encoding ER lumen protein-retaining receptor 3; translated protein: MNIFRLSGDVCHLVAIIILFLKIWRSKSCAGISGKSQVLFALVFTTRYLDLFTSFISVYNTIMKVVYLVLAYATVSFIYFRFRNSYDSEGDSFRVEFLLVPVAGLSFLENYAFTPLEILWTFSIYLESVAILPQLFMITKTGEAESITTHYLFFLGLYRTLYLANWVWRYHVEGFFDQIAVVSGVVQTIFYCDFFYLYFTRVLRGSGKMSLPMPV